The following proteins are co-located in the Citrobacter freundii ATCC 8090 = MTCC 1658 = NBRC 12681 genome:
- a CDS encoding multidrug efflux MFS transporter: MESWRVNLISVWFGCFFTGLAISQILPFLPLYISQLGVTSHEALSMWSGLTFSVTFLISAIVSPMWGSLADRKGRKLMLLRASLGMAIAILLQAFATNVWQLFLLRGVMGLTSGYIPNAMALVASQVPRERSGWALSTLSTAQISGVIGGPLMGGFIADHVGLRAVFCITAALLVVSFLVTLFLIKEGVRPTIKKSERLSGKAVFASLSHPALVISLFFTTMVIQLCNGSIGPILALFIKSMVPDSSNIAFLSGLIASVPGISALISAPRLGKLGDRIGTERILMATLIFAVVLFFAMSWVTTPLQLGVLRFLLGFADGAMLPAVQTLLVKYSSDQITGRIFGYNQSFMYLGNVAGPLMGATVSAMAGFRWVFIATASIVLINIWQLAIALRRRRGGR, translated from the coding sequence ATGGAATCCTGGAGAGTTAATCTTATTTCCGTTTGGTTCGGGTGTTTTTTTACCGGACTGGCGATTAGCCAAATCTTGCCTTTTTTACCACTCTATATCTCCCAACTGGGCGTGACCTCGCATGAAGCGCTCTCAATGTGGTCCGGATTAACGTTCAGCGTCACCTTCCTGATTTCAGCTATTGTCTCACCAATGTGGGGCAGTTTAGCCGACCGCAAAGGGCGCAAGCTAATGCTGCTGCGGGCCTCACTGGGTATGGCCATTGCGATTTTGCTACAGGCATTTGCTACTAACGTCTGGCAGCTTTTTCTGCTGCGCGGGGTGATGGGGTTAACCTCCGGTTATATTCCTAATGCGATGGCGCTGGTCGCGTCACAGGTTCCGCGTGAACGCAGCGGCTGGGCGCTGAGTACGCTGTCGACGGCGCAAATTAGCGGTGTCATTGGTGGACCGTTAATGGGGGGCTTTATTGCCGATCACGTTGGCTTACGGGCGGTATTCTGTATTACCGCCGCTTTGCTGGTAGTGAGTTTTCTGGTCACACTGTTTTTGATCAAAGAGGGCGTTCGTCCGACGATTAAAAAAAGCGAACGTCTGAGTGGGAAGGCCGTATTTGCCTCGCTTTCACATCCGGCGCTGGTGATCAGCCTGTTTTTTACCACCATGGTGATTCAACTTTGTAACGGTTCAATTGGGCCAATTCTGGCGCTGTTTATTAAATCAATGGTCCCAGATAGTTCGAATATTGCCTTTCTCAGCGGGCTGATAGCCTCAGTACCGGGCATTTCTGCTCTGATTTCCGCGCCTCGACTTGGTAAATTAGGCGACCGTATTGGTACTGAGCGGATTTTAATGGCGACGTTAATCTTCGCGGTGGTGCTGTTTTTCGCTATGTCGTGGGTCACCACGCCGTTGCAGTTGGGAGTTCTCCGTTTTCTGCTTGGCTTTGCCGACGGTGCGATGTTGCCGGCGGTGCAGACGCTGTTAGTGAAATACTCCAGCGATCAGATAACCGGGCGCATCTTTGGTTATAACCAGTCATTTATGTATCTCGGCAACGTCGCCGGGCCATTAATGGGGGCGACGGTTTCGGCAATGGCGGGGTTCCGTTGGGTGTTCATTGCTACAGCAAGCATTGTGCTTATCAATATCTGGCAATTGGCTATTGCGTTGCGACGTCGGCGCGGGGGGCGTTGA
- a CDS encoding DUF1615 domain-containing protein codes for MSTVSRLYPLSGLAALVLVGCSSQPAQPLKKGEKAVDVASVVRQKMPASVKDRDAWAQDLAKTFESQKLAPAVENICSVLAVAQQESNYQADPAVPNLSKIAWKEIDRRAERMHIPLFVVHTALKINSPTGKSYSERLDTVKTEKQLSAIFDDFINMVPMGQTLFGSLNPVHTGGPMQVSIAFAEQHASGYPWKMAGTVRQEVFSRRGGLWFGTYHLLNYPANYSAPIFRFADFNAGWYASRNAAFQNAVSKASGVKLAMDGDLILYGSSEQGKTELAVRKLAGKLDMSESEIRRQLQKGDSLAFEETALYEKVYKLAEAKAGKTLPREMLPGIQLESPKITRNLTTAWFAKRVDDRRAKCMRQSSL; via the coding sequence ATGTCGACGGTTTCCCGTCTTTACCCCTTGTCTGGTCTGGCAGCACTGGTGCTGGTGGGATGTAGTAGCCAACCCGCGCAGCCGCTAAAAAAGGGGGAGAAAGCCGTCGATGTGGCGAGCGTGGTGCGCCAGAAAATGCCCGCCAGCGTGAAAGACCGGGACGCATGGGCGCAGGATTTGGCAAAGACTTTTGAAAGCCAGAAGCTGGCGCCGGCGGTTGAAAATATCTGTTCGGTGCTGGCGGTCGCGCAACAGGAGTCAAATTACCAGGCGGATCCAGCCGTGCCGAACTTAAGTAAAATCGCCTGGAAAGAGATCGATCGTCGTGCCGAGCGTATGCACATCCCGCTATTTGTGGTGCATACCGCGCTGAAGATTAACTCGCCAACGGGGAAAAGCTACAGCGAGCGCCTGGATACGGTGAAAACCGAAAAACAGCTTAGCGCGATCTTTGATGATTTTATCAACATGGTACCGATGGGGCAGACGTTATTTGGTTCGCTTAATCCGGTGCATACCGGTGGGCCGATGCAGGTTAGCATCGCCTTTGCTGAGCAGCATGCCAGCGGCTACCCGTGGAAAATGGCGGGAACCGTGCGCCAGGAAGTATTTAGCCGCCGCGGTGGGCTGTGGTTCGGTACGTATCATCTGCTTAACTACCCGGCGAATTACAGTGCGCCAATTTTCCGCTTCGCCGATTTCAATGCCGGGTGGTATGCCAGCCGCAATGCAGCTTTCCAGAATGCGGTCAGTAAAGCCAGCGGCGTGAAGCTGGCGATGGACGGTGATTTAATTCTCTATGGCAGCAGCGAGCAGGGCAAAACGGAGCTGGCGGTACGTAAACTGGCCGGGAAGCTGGACATGAGCGAGAGTGAGATCCGCCGTCAGCTGCAAAAAGGCGACAGCCTGGCCTTTGAAGAGACCGCGCTGTACGAGAAAGTCTATAAGCTGGCGGAAGCGAAGGCGGGGAAAACGCTTCCCCGTGAAATGCTGCCTGGCATTCAACTGGAAAGCCCGAAGATCACACGTAACCTGACTACCGCGTGGTTTGCTAAACGCGTGGACGATCGTCGGGCGAAATGTATGCGTCAGTCATCGTTATGA
- the ddlA gene encoding D-alanine--D-alanine ligase: MAKLRVGIVFGGKSAEHEVSLQSAKNIVDAIDKTRFDVVLLGIDKQGQWHVSDASNYLLNSDDPAHIALRPSETSLAQVPGKQAHQLIDAQNGQPLPTVDVIFPIVHGTLGEDGSLQGMLRVANLPFVGSDVLGSAACMDKDVTKRLLRDAGLNIAPFITLTRANRISFSEVESRLGLPLFVKPANQGSSVGVSKVTSEAQYDQAVALAFEFDHKVVVEQGIKGREIECAVLGNDHPQASTCGEIVLNSDFYAYDTKYIDDNGATVVVPAAIAPEINDKIREIAIQAYQTLGCAGMARVDVFLTAENDVVINEINTLPGFTNISMYPKLWQASGLGYTDLITRLIELALERHAADSALKTSM, encoded by the coding sequence ATGGCAAAGTTGCGGGTAGGAATCGTATTTGGTGGTAAATCAGCGGAACATGAAGTGTCATTGCAATCGGCAAAAAATATTGTCGATGCCATCGACAAGACTCGCTTTGACGTTGTGCTGTTAGGTATTGATAAACAAGGGCAATGGCACGTCAGCGATGCCAGTAATTATCTGCTCAATTCAGACGACCCGGCGCATATTGCGTTGCGACCTTCTGAGACCAGCCTGGCGCAGGTACCGGGTAAACAAGCGCACCAGTTGATCGATGCACAAAACGGTCAACCGCTGCCGACGGTCGATGTTATTTTCCCGATCGTACATGGCACTCTGGGTGAAGATGGCTCTCTGCAGGGCATGCTGCGCGTGGCAAACCTACCGTTCGTAGGTTCTGATGTGCTGGGTTCTGCGGCCTGTATGGATAAAGACGTGACCAAACGTCTGCTGCGTGATGCCGGATTAAACATCGCGCCATTTATTACGCTAACTCGCGCCAATCGCATCAGCTTTAGCGAAGTGGAATCCCGCCTGGGTCTGCCGTTGTTTGTAAAACCGGCCAACCAGGGATCGTCCGTTGGCGTCAGCAAAGTAACCAGCGAAGCCCAATACGATCAGGCCGTCGCGCTGGCATTTGAATTCGATCATAAAGTCGTGGTGGAGCAAGGGATCAAAGGCCGCGAGATCGAATGTGCGGTACTGGGCAACGATCATCCGCAGGCCAGTACTTGTGGAGAGATTGTGCTGAACAGCGATTTTTACGCTTACGACACTAAATACATTGACGATAACGGTGCCACAGTTGTCGTTCCGGCAGCAATTGCACCAGAGATTAACGACAAGATCCGCGAAATCGCCATTCAGGCCTACCAGACACTGGGCTGTGCCGGCATGGCGCGCGTGGACGTTTTCTTAACTGCTGAAAACGACGTTGTGATCAATGAGATCAACACGCTGCCAGGTTTTACCAACATCAGTATGTATCCGAAGCTGTGGCAGGCGAGCGGTTTAGGCTATACCGATTTGATCACTCGCCTGATCGAACTGGCGCTGGAACGCCATGCTGCGGATAGCGCGCTGAAAACCAGTATGTAA
- a CDS encoding DUF2754 domain-containing protein encodes MNLPVKIRRDWHYYAFAIGLIFILNGVVGLLGFEAQGWQTYAVGLVTWVISFWLAGLIIRRRVEDDEVKDAQ; translated from the coding sequence ATGAACCTGCCTGTTAAAATCCGCCGAGACTGGCACTATTATGCCTTCGCTATTGGGCTTATCTTTATTCTCAACGGCGTGGTGGGCTTACTCGGTTTTGAAGCGCAGGGGTGGCAAACCTATGCGGTGGGGCTGGTGACCTGGGTGATTAGCTTTTGGCTGGCCGGATTAATCATCCGTCGCCGCGTTGAAGATGATGAAGTAAAGGATGCCCAATAG
- a CDS encoding sigma-S stabilization anti-adapter protein IraP, giving the protein MKNLVTELLLKLAQKEEESQDLAVQVETLERVIIEMLRNMAWNDRQIFIRQIEGALADVNRMPAFLTNIHNACEIVPKAF; this is encoded by the coding sequence ATGAAAAACCTCGTCACTGAGTTGTTACTTAAACTCGCGCAAAAAGAAGAAGAGTCGCAAGATCTGGCGGTACAGGTCGAAACGTTAGAGCGGGTAATCATCGAAATGCTGCGCAATATGGCGTGGAACGATCGGCAAATATTTATTCGTCAAATTGAGGGGGCGCTGGCTGATGTAAACCGCATGCCCGCGTTTCTCACGAACATACATAACGCTTGCGAGATCGTACCAAAAGCGTTTTGA
- a CDS encoding DUF2755 family protein, translated as MADFTLSKSLFKGKHRDPSTLPGNIAYAVFVLFCFWAGAQILNLLAHAPGIYEQLMQLQMQETGRPRVEIGLGVGTLFGLVPFLAGSLILGAIAAFARWRRRHHNDD; from the coding sequence ATGGCTGATTTTACGCTCTCAAAATCCCTGTTTAAGGGCAAGCATCGGGATCCCTCCACCCTGCCCGGCAACATTGCGTATGCCGTATTTGTGCTGTTTTGCTTCTGGGCAGGCGCGCAGATTTTAAATCTGTTGGCCCACGCTCCCGGCATCTATGAGCAGTTGATGCAGTTGCAAATGCAAGAGACAGGGCGCCCGCGAGTTGAAATCGGCCTGGGCGTCGGAACCCTTTTTGGACTGGTCCCTTTTCTCGCCGGAAGCCTGATTCTTGGCGCCATCGCGGCATTCGCGCGTTGGCGCCGCCGTCATCATAACGATGACTGA